The nucleotide window TTTGAGGTGTTCGGGGAAGAGGGGACCATCGGAATATTTGAAGACGGCCAGTTGTGCCTGTGCACCAAAGCCTACGAGGAAGGCCAGGTCATGTTTATTGAAGATGTCCTGTATGGCGCTCTGGCTGCCGGGCAGCTCTCCCTGCCAGTGGTAGTCGTTGTTGGGGAAATTGGCTACGCTGCTGAATGTCTGTAATACCACGGGTGCGCCGGTCAGCTCGGCAAGCTCCTGCAGTTCGGGCCATGCGTCTGCGTAACCTACGGCATCACCGGCTACAATAACCGGGCTTTGGCTGGCGGCAAACAGCTCTGCAGCCTGACGGATAGTGGCGTCGTCGCCGGTAAAATGCGGAGAGATACGGGTGACACCTTTTACCTTGTCGGTATCCCTGATGGCCACCATGGTAAAGTCCCAGGGGATGGAAATAAATACAGGACCGTTAGGAGGTGCCATCGCTTCCTTAAAAGCCCTTTGCAATACCAGTGGTATTTCGGCGGGGGTACGTACTTCATGCGCCCATTTGGTATACTCACGGGCCAGTTCTACCAGATTGGAGGCGAGCAGTGGTTCCTGGGTAACCAGTTCGTTCTGTTGCTGGCAACAAAGGATCACCAGTGGCATTTCAGAGCGGTAGGCATTGAACAGGTTGCCAATGCTATGAGCAATACCGGGGGTGACATGAACCACCAGTACGCCGGGTTTACCGGTCATACGGGCAGATCCCATCGCCGCACCGATGGCAATGTTCTCGTGCAGGCATTCGATGTATTTTACACCGTTAACCTCGTAACTGGTACCGTCGATAATAGGGATTTCATTAGTACCGGGCACACCAAAGATGTAATGTATGCCCAGGTCCTTCAGAATGTCGAACACGTAGTCCCGTGTCCAACGGGTCACGTTGGAGGAAGTTTTAGCCATAAGTAAAATGATGGTTTGGAGTTACAGAATTGACTTTTATTTCAAGCATGGAAACCTTGCTGATGTACAGATCCGGGGATAAGCTTATCCCTGTTTTAAATAACTGGAAATGGCGCCTCCTTCACCGGAAATATCATGGATCCAGGGTTTTAAAAGTTCAAAATAGAGATAGTAACTGTTGCCCGCGCTTATGGTTTGATTTTGAGAGAACACAGCAGGCGAAACGCCCGCTGCTAACAAATACTAATGCTTGTGATAGTAATGGGAAATAGTTAGTTGTCCTGATGGAATCAGTTTTACTAAGATAATTATATTTTTTCAACAGCCAATTTTTTCTTGAGGGGATTTTGACAGCAGGGCCTGTTCTGCTGTACAGGCGGATATTTGACGCTGCCGTAACTACAAAATACACAGCAGTCACTTTTTAATGGCTGTAGCTGCTGATGGCAGTTTTTACATTCATAAAAATAACGGCAGGCATTGGTCAGCATGAATTCATTTTTGCTGTGGCCGCAATGCGGACAGGTGATATTACTCACTCATTGCCGGGATGACAATTCATAAGCCTGCATCAGGTCATGTTTATAACCATGTATCCAGGTCCAGTTGTCGCCCAGCGGGCTGAAGTCAACCTCGCCGTCAAGCCCATAGGCCCGGATCTCACCATCCGGATCATCCTCTTCATCAAACATGGCCCTTGCGATAAAGGTAAACCTTCCCCATTGGAAGGCAAAGATCTGCCCATTGTCA belongs to Chitinophaga sp. HK235 and includes:
- a CDS encoding GDCCVxC domain-containing (seleno)protein encodes the protein MSNITCPHCGHSKNEFMLTNACRYFYECKNCHQQLQPLKSDCCVFCSYGSVKYPPVQQNRPCCQNPLKKKLAVEKI